A single window of Phaenicophaeus curvirostris isolate KB17595 chromosome 24, BPBGC_Pcur_1.0, whole genome shotgun sequence DNA harbors:
- the CAMK1G gene encoding calcium/calmodulin-dependent protein kinase type 1G, which translates to MGRKEEDDSSSWKKQTSNIRKTFIFMEALGSGAFSEVFLVKQRSTGKLFALKCIKKSPLTRDSSLENEIAVLKKIKHENIVTLEDIYESTTHFYLVMQLVSGGELFDRILERGVYTEKDASVVIHQVLTAVKYLHENGIVHRDLKPENLLYLTPEENSKIMITDFGLSKMEQNGIMSTACGTPGYVAPEVLAQKPYSKAVDCWSIGVITYILLCGYPPFYEETESKLFEKIKEGYYEFESPFWDDISESAKDFIRHLLEKNPNTRFSCEEALRHPWINGNTALHRDIYPSVSAQIQKNFAKSKWRQAFNAAAVVHHMKKLHMNGHHAAAESTLPVLQVSEASRPNTPAVATRPATPAEDKDTSLPLVPKQGCPNPPTEMEQDTGTSDGEIQSHSENGPLPAGSSPALPDNHSPPARTSCGCSPACVGHEKTKTSFCSETVLLKKSAKSHPFKSEVLVPMKTSKHSSHCGTGQTGVCLIM; encoded by the exons ATGGGTCGCAAGGAAGAGGATgacagcagctcctggaagaAACAGACGAGCAACATCCgaaaaacattcattttcatgGAGGCCCTGGGATC AGGTGCCTTCTCAGAAGTTTTCCTAGTGAAGCAACGAAGCACTGGAAAGCTCTTTGCACTGAAATGCATTAAGAAGTCTCCTCTCACAAGGGACAGCAGCTTGGAGAATGAAATAGCAGTGTTGAAAAA AATAAAGCATGAAAACATAGTGACTTTAGAAGACATTTATGAGAGCACAACCCACTTCTACCTGGTGATGCAGCT GGTATCTGGGGGAGAGCTGTTCGACCGAATCTTGGAACGAGGGGTTTACACTGAGAAAGACGCAAGCGTGGTGATCCACCAGGTCCTGACAGCAGTCAAGTACCTCCACGAAAATGGGATAGTGCACCGTGACTTGAAG CCTGAAAATCTTCTTTACCTCACTCCTGAGGAGAACTCCAAAATCATGATCACAGACTTTGGCTTGTCTAAAATGGAGCAGAACGGCATCATGTCCACTGCCTGCGGGACTCCTGGATACGTTG CCCCCGAGGTCCTCGCCCAGAAACCGTACAGCAAAGCCGTGGACTGCTGGTCCATCGGAGTCATCACCTATATCCT GCTGTGCGGGTACCCTCCATTCTATGAAGAGACCGAATCCAAACTGTTTGAAAAGATTAAGGAAGGCTACTACGAGTTTGAGTCTCCGTTTTGGGACGATATCTCCGAGTCAG CCAAGGATTTCATCAGACATTTACTGGAGAAGAACCCAAACACGAGGTTCTCGTGCGAGGAAGCCCTGCGGCACCCATG GATTAATGGAAATACAGCCCTTCACCGTGACATATACCCATCTGTCAGCGCTCAGATCCAGAAAAACTTCGCAAAGAGCAAATGGAGG CAAGCCTTCAACGCCGCAGCTGTTGTGCACCACATGAAGAAGCTCCACATGAATGGTCATCACGCAGCAGCTGAGAGCACCCTCCCTGTTCTACAAGTCTCAGAGGCTTCCAGACCCAACACACCCGCGGTGGCCACGCGGCCAGCAACACCAGCTGAAGACAAGGACACTTCACTCCCTCTGGTCCCCAAGCAGGGCTGTCCCAACCCTCCCACTGAGATGGAGCAAGACACAGGAACGAGCGACGGAGAGATACAAAGCCACTCAGAGAACGGACCGCTGCCTGCGggcagcagcccagccctgccggATAACCACAGCCCACCAGCTAGAACTTCTTgtggctgcagcccagcctgcGTGGGGCACGAGAAAACAAAGACATCCTTCTGCTCTGAAACCGTGCTTCtcaaaaaatctgcaaaatccCA CCCTTTCAAATCAGAAGTCCTTGTTCCAATGAAAACCAGTAAACACTCTTCTCACTGTGGCACTGGGCAAACTGGAGTTTGTTTGATCATGTGA